In Fluviicola taffensis DSM 16823, the following are encoded in one genomic region:
- the atpG gene encoding ATP synthase F1 subunit gamma: MPNLKEIRNRITSVGSTMQITSAMKMVSAAKLKRAQDAITQMRPYAEKLQEILGNLTASLDITENALAASRPVEKVLVIAITSNRGLCGGFNNNVIKRVNLAVNEEYANANVSLLCFGKKVKDAFKRSDMYFDIEGTGIPTDIFAELTFGNVSVIAEFAMKAFLDKKYDKVVVIYNSFINAASQEVKQEQLLPIVATEQKDDKQAGDYIFEPSKEEIVEELIPKTLKIQLFKALLDSNASEHGARMTAMHKATDNAKELQKSLKLSYNKARQAAITNEILEIVGGAEALNG; the protein is encoded by the coding sequence ATGCCAAATTTAAAGGAAATACGAAATCGAATTACTTCAGTAGGATCTACGATGCAGATTACGTCTGCAATGAAAATGGTTTCTGCTGCAAAATTGAAGCGTGCGCAAGATGCCATTACACAAATGCGTCCGTATGCTGAGAAATTGCAAGAGATCTTGGGTAATTTGACGGCTTCGTTGGATATTACAGAAAATGCACTAGCTGCTTCTCGTCCAGTGGAAAAAGTGTTGGTGATTGCGATTACTTCTAATCGTGGATTGTGCGGTGGTTTCAATAACAACGTTATCAAACGTGTAAACTTGGCGGTGAATGAAGAGTATGCAAATGCAAACGTGAGCCTACTTTGTTTTGGGAAGAAAGTGAAAGATGCATTTAAACGCTCTGACATGTATTTCGATATCGAAGGAACTGGAATTCCAACAGACATTTTTGCTGAACTTACTTTTGGGAACGTTTCTGTGATTGCTGAATTTGCCATGAAAGCTTTCTTAGACAAGAAGTACGATAAAGTAGTTGTGATTTACAATAGCTTCATCAATGCAGCTTCTCAAGAAGTGAAACAAGAGCAATTATTGCCAATTGTTGCAACGGAACAAAAAGATGATAAACAAGCTGGAGATTACATCTTCGAACCTTCGAAAGAAGAAATCGTGGAAGAATTGATCCCAAAAACATTGAAAATTCAATTATTCAAAGCATTGTTAGATTCAAATGCTTCTGAACATGGCGCTCGTATGACTGCTATGCACAAAGCAACAGATAACGCGAAAGAATTGCAGAAAAGCTTGAAATTAAGCTACAACAAAGCACGTCAGGCAGCAATTACAAACGAAATATTAGAAATCGTTGGTGGTGCAGAGGCATTGAACGGGTAA
- a CDS encoding four helix bundle protein, translating into MSVSELRINSVVQDKSFLFAQLIIRFCLNLKDQKHYELSSQLIRSGTSVGANVREAQRAESKKDFKHKLRIALKEADETKYWLELIHSEITTVDKAIFELNEELVKLLVAIIKNTQD; encoded by the coding sequence ATGAGCGTGTCTGAATTGAGAATTAATTCTGTTGTTCAAGATAAATCATTTCTTTTTGCTCAGTTAATCATTCGTTTCTGTTTGAATTTAAAAGATCAGAAGCATTATGAACTGAGCAGTCAATTGATTCGAAGTGGTACAAGTGTTGGTGCAAATGTAAGAGAAGCTCAACGTGCAGAGAGTAAAAAAGACTTCAAGCATAAATTGAGAATTGCGCTTAAGGAAGCAGATGAAACAAAGTATTGGTTAGAGTTAATTCATTCTGAAATTACTACGGTTGATAAAGCAATATTTGAATTGAATGAGGAATTAGTAAAGTTATTAGTTGCGATTATAAAAAATACGCAAGATTAA